The Streptomyces sp. NBC_01689 genome includes a window with the following:
- a CDS encoding response regulator transcription factor: MEQTHTSHNGTAATQGAQRRVLVVEDDPTIVDAIAARLRAEGFLVQTAGDGPAAVDTAEAWQPDLLILDIMLPGFDGLEVCRRVQAQRPVPVLMLTARDDETDMLVGLGVGADDYMTKPFSMRELAARVHVLLRRVERAVVAASTPRSGILRLGELEIDHAQRRVRVRSEDVHLTPTEFDLLVCLANTPRAVLSREQLLAEVWDWADASGTRTVDSHIKALRRKIGAERIRTVHGVGYALETPTP, from the coding sequence ATGGAGCAGACCCACACATCCCACAACGGCACGGCGGCGACGCAGGGCGCTCAGCGCCGGGTGCTGGTGGTCGAGGACGACCCGACGATCGTCGACGCCATCGCGGCCCGTCTGCGGGCCGAGGGGTTCCTCGTGCAAACCGCGGGCGACGGTCCGGCCGCCGTCGACACGGCGGAGGCCTGGCAGCCCGACCTGCTGATCCTCGACATCATGCTGCCCGGCTTCGACGGCCTGGAGGTGTGCCGGCGGGTCCAGGCCCAGCGCCCGGTGCCGGTGCTGATGCTCACCGCGCGCGACGACGAGACCGACATGCTGGTCGGGCTCGGCGTGGGCGCCGACGACTACATGACGAAGCCGTTCTCGATGCGCGAGCTGGCCGCGCGCGTGCACGTCCTGCTGCGGCGGGTCGAGCGGGCCGTGGTGGCGGCCTCGACGCCGCGCAGCGGCATACTGCGCCTCGGCGAGCTGGAGATCGACCACGCCCAGCGCCGGGTGCGGGTGCGTTCGGAGGACGTGCACCTCACCCCCACCGAGTTCGACCTGCTGGTGTGCCTGGCCAACACGCCGCGCGCGGTACTCTCCCGCGAGCAGTTGCTGGCCGAGGTCTGGGACTGGGCGGACGCTTCGGGAACCCGGACCGTGGACAGCCACATCAAGGCGCTGCGCCGGAAGATCGGCGCCGAGCGCATCCGCACCGTGCACGGTGTGGGCTATGCGCTGGAGACCCCGACTCCCTGA
- a CDS encoding spermidine synthase, whose amino-acid sequence MTAPYDIPVVIDRREGPYGEVVLRRHGALLQIIANGCFLMDTSDGRSERLLVDAAYDALDGRPEPDVLIGGLGVGFSLAHAAADPRWGRITVVEREPAIVGWHRAGPLAALSAPAFADPRTEVVEADLCAHLRETSATYDALCLDIDNGPDWTVTEDNDSLYGPAGLADCARVLRPGGVLAVWSAQPSPEFEGTLRNAGFRQVRTEEIPVARGVPDVVHLATGPG is encoded by the coding sequence ATGACGGCTCCGTACGACATCCCCGTAGTCATCGACCGCAGGGAAGGCCCGTACGGCGAGGTCGTGTTGCGGCGCCACGGAGCACTGCTGCAGATCATCGCCAACGGGTGCTTCCTCATGGACACCTCGGACGGCCGCTCGGAGCGGCTGCTCGTCGACGCCGCGTACGACGCCCTCGACGGACGCCCGGAGCCGGACGTGCTGATCGGCGGACTCGGTGTCGGGTTCTCGCTCGCCCACGCGGCCGCCGACCCCCGGTGGGGACGCATCACCGTCGTCGAACGTGAGCCGGCCATCGTCGGCTGGCACCGTGCCGGTCCGCTGGCCGCGCTCTCCGCACCGGCGTTCGCCGATCCGCGCACCGAGGTCGTGGAGGCCGACCTGTGCGCTCACCTGCGTGAGACATCCGCCACGTACGACGCGCTCTGCCTGGACATCGACAACGGCCCCGACTGGACCGTCACCGAGGACAACGACAGCCTGTACGGACCGGCCGGACTCGCCGACTGCGCGCGGGTGTTGAGGCCCGGCGGGGTGCTCGCCGTGTGGTCGGCCCAGCCCTCTCCGGAATTTGAAGGAACCTTGCGGAATGCCGGATTCCGACAGGTGCGTACCGAAGAGATCCCCGTTGCCCGGGGCGTTCCGGACGTCGTCCACCTCGCGACAGGGCCTGGATAG
- a CDS encoding rhomboid-like protein, whose product MDRSTTAAATASPSDATPETPGDPREPEDAEAGASVLEGMPRQRGEAAPEPSVPRPPVSRPRALARALARALARALAPARSRAPRAWRLLPTPTGTPFTFGYAALLAVVSTTAGHAPPSLVHALQQGSSTDVAHLVRHPVLVLLASALWIAGGFASMYAAGFVLVLTALERRAGGLRTAGVFLLGHVVATLATEVPVGLSVLTGHLPGSSLHRLDYGISFGVAASVGALAGLLGPWLRWPVLIGFAAVLVGDLIAFTDPLTDWGHLLSLAIGVSTWPLVRRRQRSGPGGPGGPGGPGGRGGRGGATGGRRERDPGVRTPGQAAGTAAVQVPRSS is encoded by the coding sequence TTGGACCGGAGCACGACCGCGGCGGCCACGGCCTCCCCGTCCGACGCGACGCCGGAGACGCCGGGCGACCCGCGGGAACCCGAGGACGCGGAAGCGGGCGCGTCCGTGCTGGAGGGCATGCCGCGGCAGCGGGGCGAAGCGGCCCCGGAGCCGTCCGTGCCCCGTCCTCCCGTCTCCCGCCCCCGTGCGCTCGCCCGTGCGCTCGCCCGTGCGCTCGCCCGCGCGCTCGCTCCGGCCCGGTCGCGTGCGCCGCGGGCGTGGCGACTGCTCCCCACCCCCACCGGTACGCCCTTCACCTTCGGGTACGCGGCCCTGCTCGCCGTCGTCTCGACGACCGCCGGCCACGCGCCCCCCTCCCTCGTCCACGCCCTGCAGCAGGGCTCCAGCACGGACGTGGCGCACCTCGTACGCCATCCGGTGCTGGTGCTGCTGGCCAGCGCCCTGTGGATCGCGGGCGGCTTCGCGTCGATGTACGCCGCCGGGTTCGTGCTCGTGCTGACGGCGCTCGAGCGGCGGGCGGGAGGGCTGCGGACGGCGGGTGTCTTCCTCCTCGGGCACGTCGTGGCCACGCTCGCCACCGAGGTGCCCGTGGGGCTGTCGGTGCTGACGGGACACCTGCCCGGCAGTTCCCTGCACCGTCTCGACTACGGCATCAGTTTCGGCGTCGCCGCGAGCGTCGGCGCGCTCGCCGGGCTGCTGGGCCCGTGGCTGCGCTGGCCGGTGCTGATCGGCTTCGCGGCGGTGCTGGTCGGCGACCTGATCGCGTTCACGGATCCGTTGACGGACTGGGGGCACCTGCTGTCCCTGGCGATCGGTGTGTCGACCTGGCCGCTCGTGCGCCGCCGGCAACGGTCCGGACCCGGAGGTCCCGGAGGTCCCGGCGGTCCCGGCGGGCGCGGCGGGCGCGGTGGGGCAACCGGGGGCCGCCGGGAGAGGGACCCCGGTGTCCGGACCCCGGGCCAGGCGGCCGGGACCGCCGCCGTCCAGGTCCCTCGGTCCTCGTGA
- a CDS encoding HAMP domain-containing sensor histidine kinase: MSGPGERGNTGPWGSVRPFSIKTKLGTLVVVSVFITTGLLMIAVRTETELRFITVFSMIATLLITQFVAHSLTAPLDEMNTVARSISHGDYTRRVSDSRRDELGDLAQTINLMADELEAQDRQRKELVANVSHELRTPIAALRAVLENVVDGVSAADPETMRTALKQTERLGRLVETLLDLSRLDNGVVPLRKRRFEVWPYLSGVLKEANMVASARGGLASGSGSHTRTDVHLHLDVSPPELTAHADPERIHQVVANLIDNAVKHSPPHGRVTVKARRGDLPESLALEVLDEGPGIPQSEWHRVFERFNRGGVPAPHGPGSDGGTGLGLAIARWAVDLHGGRIGVAESQRGCRIQVTLPGLPSLPS; the protein is encoded by the coding sequence ATGAGCGGACCGGGAGAGCGCGGGAACACCGGGCCCTGGGGCTCCGTGCGCCCCTTCTCGATCAAGACCAAGCTGGGCACGCTGGTCGTGGTCTCGGTCTTCATCACCACCGGCCTGCTGATGATCGCCGTGCGCACCGAGACGGAACTGCGCTTCATCACGGTCTTCTCGATGATCGCCACCCTGCTGATCACCCAGTTCGTCGCGCATTCGCTCACCGCGCCGCTGGACGAGATGAACACGGTCGCCCGGTCCATCTCGCACGGCGACTACACGCGCCGGGTCAGCGACAGCCGCCGGGACGAGCTGGGCGACCTCGCCCAGACGATCAACCTCATGGCCGACGAGCTGGAGGCCCAGGACCGCCAGCGCAAGGAACTCGTGGCGAACGTCTCCCACGAGCTGCGCACCCCGATCGCGGCCCTGCGCGCGGTCCTGGAGAACGTCGTGGACGGCGTCTCCGCCGCCGACCCCGAGACCATGCGTACGGCCCTGAAGCAGACGGAGCGGCTGGGGCGGCTGGTCGAGACCCTGCTGGACCTCTCCCGGCTCGACAACGGCGTCGTACCGCTGCGCAAGCGCCGTTTCGAGGTGTGGCCCTACCTGTCGGGCGTCCTGAAGGAGGCCAACATGGTCGCCTCCGCGCGCGGGGGCCTCGCCTCGGGCTCCGGCAGCCACACCCGCACCGACGTCCATCTGCACCTCGACGTCTCCCCGCCGGAGCTGACCGCGCACGCCGACCCGGAGCGGATCCACCAGGTCGTCGCCAACCTCATCGACAACGCGGTCAAGCACAGCCCGCCGCACGGCCGGGTCACCGTGAAGGCCCGTCGCGGCGACCTTCCCGAGTCGCTGGCCCTGGAGGTCCTGGACGAGGGCCCCGGCATCCCCCAGTCGGAGTGGCACCGCGTCTTCGAGCGCTTCAACCGCGGCGGGGTGCCCGCGCCGCACGGGCCCGGCAGCGACGGCGGCACGGGTCTGGGGCTCGCCATCGCCCGCTGGGCGGTCGATCTGCACGGCGGCCGGATCGGCGTGGCCGAATCCCAGCGGGGCTGCCGGATCCAGGTCACCCTTCCGGGCCTTCCTTCTCTGCCAAGTTGA